From the genome of Phalacrocorax carbo chromosome 5, bPhaCar2.1, whole genome shotgun sequence:
TCGTCAATGGCCAGACCCCACTCACGGAGCGTCTTGATGGCCCGGATGCCCATGTCCTGGCCACTGCGGGCAGTCACCAGGTAGGTGCGGATGGGGGATTTTTCCTGGCTGAACTTCTTGCGGATCTTCCCAAGGTGCACAGCAAAAGCCTTCAGGGGACCCTGGAAGCACAGCAATATACTTTAGAGTGGGTGGGAAATAAGGAGACTTCTACTCTGCCTGTACAAACTACTTGTTCCTCTTCCAGGGTCTCtcagggctctgcagagcacagggatgCCTGTGGGGTGCAGGACTGGGCAGTGCTGGGACTGCTGCTGTGCACCGGGGCGCTTGGGTGGAAGGGGAACATTGTGGTGCTCATCCTAATCCCAAAGTGGCCAGGAAGGTACATCCCAGCAAACGGTGCCTCTGGGTCTGAGTCTTTGCAGGGACTTGCACAGCAAGAGGTCCCAGCCTGTGAAAGTTGAAGTGGAGGTAAGCACAACCCTGGATATTTAGGAGCTGATGCTCGCTTATAGGAGACATTGGGCCAGATCCATCTCCAGTGGGACTCCAGATCAGGCCCACACCAGGGACCAAGTGGTGGGCACAAAGGGAACCTGTAAGgatttgtgctttctttttggCTACTCATGGCAAAGCCCTAGCTGGAGAGATTCTCATAGTGGGTGCAGAGCCTGTGGATGCCCATCAAAGTGGGATGGCTTGCTCACCTCTCCCATGGGTACGGCCTCCATTGCCTGCTCATACTGCACAGCCCCCTCCAGGCCCTGCTCCTGGAAGACCCGGTCCGTCTCGTTGGAGAAGAGCACGGCATCCCCATCAAACACCACGCGgagtggggtgctgggggcctGCACCTCCTGCTGGAAGACAAGTGCTGCCGAGACCCCTGTGACACAGAGCAAGGTGGGGCTCAGGAGGGACACCCCCTCCTGGGGGCAGCTCATGCGTGGCCAGCTCCTCCCCGTGTGTCTGCTACATCCCTGTCCCACACCACAAATGTCAGGGTCTACAAGCCAGGGGACTTTCTGTGGGGGTCAGCTCAGCCTTTCTAGGGCTGTGTTATCCCTGCGATGAGGATGGCTGAGAAAGCACTGCTGACAAGAGACTGATGTCTGGAGAGATACTTAGTCTGCTAAGAGATGATGGGTGGTTGTGTAGGCATGAGCGGGCCTCCTCCTGGTGCTTTCTTGCTCTGCCAAGCCTGGCTTTAATGCCCAGATTTAGCACTCTGTGCTGTGAGTAATAGGGACTGGCACCTCCACTTGATTGGGGTAATTGGCTTAATTACATGCCTCTTCTTACAGGCTGCTCCGTGCCTGCCCTCATCTGTGGACTGAGGCCCCAGATAAGAGACACTTGTCAGAGCAATGATGCTCTTTAAGGAGGCTCAAGGAATGTACTGTGCAGCAAAGGAAAGCCCAGGTTGCAGATGGCTTTGCTCCTGACCTTGAAGGACCTTGGCCAGCTGATGTGCTCATACCCAAGCAAATTAATAAGGAGGCGATTAACCCCATTAGAGCTGCAGGGGAGATTGCACTCCCTCTGATCCAGGTCAAGCATGTGCTTACATCTATCAATGAGCACAAGGTAACTCTGCAGGTACCAAGAAAGCAAATTTCTATAGCATCCTCACAAAGCCCTGGGAATCGCTGATGCACTCACTGATCCAGGGAACAGCAACAGGCAGCATCTTTGGTTAGAAAGGCTTAAGTGTCAGGCAGGGAACGACCACCCCATGGCAGAGCTATGGCCAGAATTTTGCATAAAGCACTTAGTGACTTGTGGAGGCATCTGAGAAACCCTGGTGTGTTTgcaggctgctggtggggacTATACTAGTAATTAACGTGCCATTCACACCCTTGCCCCTGTGAAAGCATCAGCTCTGGCATTGCCTCTTGGTACTGGGCTGCTCGGGTGTCAGGAGTTTGGGGACGTGGTATAGAGGGGAGAACTCACCTCTCCGGAGGGCATTGCAGACATCTATCCTGTCAGCCGAGAGGAAGAGCTTGACCCCGTGGGACTTCAGGTACTGTGTAGAGTCCTCGTCACTGACAAAGCAGAACTTGGAGATCTCCAGGCCTTTGGGTCAGGGGATGTGAGCAAAGTCTGTTAAGGGGTAACATCCTTCTTGCATGCCCCCCTCCCAGGGTCCTGATGTGCTTTGCTGCAGAGCTCAGGGTAATTAATTTCCCAGTGCTGTGTGGGGAACCTGCCCCTGTTCTTGCTGCATCTTCTTGCCCTGTTGCTCCTACAAAACTGCAGAATGCAGTTAAATATTCCCTTCATCCCTCCCTTAAATGATCCTTCCTGACAGCACTCTGGGATTTAGGTTTTTTAAGAACTCTGTTTTATTAGTAGCTGCCTGAGGATGCCCAGGCTGTGCAAAATGCTGCCAGACCCCCTGATGCAAAGGATGTGGCCAAAGGGAGCCAGGATCTGCCTAGGCAAGctgcatggggctggcaggaaTTGGGCTTGTTTCCAAAATAACCCCTTCCCCTTGTGTCCCCTGCTCCACTGTGGTGCCTTATCTGCTTCGCAGCCTCCCGGGAGAAGCAGACACCCGCAGGGATGGGGTCCCCCTTACCATAGTGCTTGGCGCTGTTGATGATGCGCACACTGCTCTCTGGGCTGTTGTTGGAG
Proteins encoded in this window:
- the LOC104049227 gene encoding cytosolic 5'-nucleotidase 1A, which encodes MAEPESTIINTDVKQKDPSEALVIAVTTRAIFNLEEEHKLYLEKGKEEYTRYQQANQDKPLPPGTAFAFIQAVQHVNEKILESNPAEKDLFDILVLSNNSPESSVRIINSAKHYGLEISKFCFVSDEDSTQYLKSHGVKLFLSADRIDVCNALRRGVSAALVFQQEVQAPSTPLRVVFDGDAVLFSNETDRVFQEQGLEGAVQYEQAMEAVPMGEGPLKAFAVHLGKIRKKFSQEKSPIRTYLVTARSGQDMGIRAIKTLREWGLAIDEAFFMGGAPKGPILAQIQPHIFFDDGLHNIQGAQDVGVPSAWVPSCC